A single genomic interval of uncultured Sphaerochaeta sp. harbors:
- a CDS encoding ABC transporter permease — translation MGKYIIRRLIMMIPVLLGVTFIVFFIMSLTPGDPAAIILGDQASAEALEMKRVELGLDKPLLVRYATYMGNLFQGDLGLSYRNQISVASQVWDKFPNTAILAISGILVALIIGIPIGILSAKKQYTVMDNTSMVFSLVGVSMPNFWLGLLLSLLFALKLGWLPSQGMGRGFIGLLRSLVLPALTLGTGAAATVVRMTRSSMLEVIRQDYISTARAKGITEKQITKKHMLKNALIPIVTAVGLQFGLLLGGAMLTETIFSWPGLGRLMVDSITSKDIPMVLGSVIFMAVMFSFVNLLVDILYAFLDPRIKSQYSKKVVKRRRGVVV, via the coding sequence ATGGGTAAGTATATTATTCGACGATTGATTATGATGATCCCTGTATTGCTCGGGGTAACCTTCATCGTATTCTTCATCATGTCCCTCACCCCCGGTGATCCTGCTGCCATCATCCTTGGAGACCAGGCAAGTGCCGAGGCGTTGGAGATGAAACGGGTTGAGTTGGGATTGGACAAACCCTTGTTGGTGCGCTATGCGACCTATATGGGGAATCTGTTTCAGGGGGATCTGGGGTTGAGTTACCGAAACCAGATATCGGTGGCCTCCCAAGTATGGGACAAGTTTCCCAATACTGCCATCTTGGCAATATCCGGCATCTTGGTTGCGCTGATCATTGGAATTCCCATCGGAATCCTCTCGGCTAAGAAGCAGTATACGGTCATGGATAATACCTCAATGGTATTCTCCTTGGTAGGGGTTTCCATGCCTAACTTCTGGCTAGGTCTACTGCTCTCCCTTCTCTTTGCACTGAAACTGGGCTGGCTGCCCTCTCAAGGCATGGGAAGAGGATTTATTGGTCTGTTAAGGTCATTAGTGCTTCCTGCCTTGACCCTCGGCACGGGAGCTGCAGCAACGGTGGTCCGCATGACCCGTTCTTCCATGTTGGAGGTAATCCGGCAGGATTACATCTCGACGGCTCGAGCAAAGGGTATTACGGAAAAACAAATCACCAAGAAGCATATGTTGAAAAATGCCTTGATCCCAATCGTAACTGCTGTAGGACTGCAGTTCGGTCTATTACTGGGTGGGGCGATGCTCACAGAAACCATCTTCTCTTGGCCTGGACTGGGGAGGCTTATGGTTGATTCCATTACCAGTAAGGATATCCCCATGGTACTGGGCTCGGTTATTTTCATGGCTGTCATGTTCTCGTTTGTTAACCTCTTGGTCGATATTCTCTATGCGTTCCTTGATCCGAGGATCAAGAGCCAGTATTCCAAGAAGGTTGTCAAGAGAAGACGAGGGGTGGTGGTATGA
- a CDS encoding M55 family metallopeptidase — protein MKVFISTDMEGIEGISSWNEMTTKEAWCASLLKQELTYVIDTLLQGTEIEEICICDSHSRGENLVYGSFGDERITHIKGYPRHSYMMEGLDESFDAVFLIGYHASIGTEKGGMDHSYSSSCIYEIRLNGTVVGETEINAYYAGLYGVPIALVSGDDILEAELKEFLSIPFVRTKEGLGRYTAKMYSPELVKRTFEEQVKAFLQRPLDSFEVKRFDGPVELEVDLATTVISDAVAVVPGLERVGGRTVRYTSEQYDDVFHMILTIAMLGGKFAQFT, from the coding sequence ATGAAAGTTTTTATCTCCACAGATATGGAAGGTATTGAAGGGATTTCTTCTTGGAACGAGATGACCACCAAGGAAGCTTGGTGTGCTTCCTTGCTCAAACAGGAATTGACGTATGTTATTGATACATTGCTCCAAGGTACGGAAATAGAGGAAATTTGCATTTGTGACTCCCATAGCCGCGGGGAGAATTTGGTCTATGGGTCCTTCGGGGACGAACGAATCACCCATATAAAGGGATACCCTCGTCATTCCTATATGATGGAGGGTCTTGATGAGAGCTTTGATGCCGTATTCCTCATTGGCTACCATGCAAGCATCGGAACAGAGAAGGGTGGGATGGACCACTCCTACTCCTCTTCCTGCATTTATGAAATCAGGCTGAATGGCACTGTGGTTGGGGAGACAGAGATCAATGCATATTATGCAGGGCTCTATGGTGTACCAATCGCATTAGTCAGTGGTGATGATATTCTGGAAGCGGAACTGAAAGAGTTTCTCTCTATTCCCTTCGTACGGACCAAGGAAGGACTTGGTCGCTATACTGCTAAAATGTACAGCCCTGAGTTGGTGAAACGAACCTTTGAAGAACAAGTTAAGGCCTTCCTGCAACGTCCGTTGGACAGTTTTGAAGTGAAACGGTTTGATGGTCCGGTTGAACTTGAAGTGGATTTGGCCACTACGGTCATCTCTGATGCAGTTGCAGTGGTCCCTGGCCTCGAGAGAGTCGGTGGGCGGACCGTACGGTACACATCAGAACAGTATGATGATGTGTTCCATATGATTCTCACTATAGCCATGCTTGGTGGCAAATTTGCTCAGTTTACCTGA
- a CDS encoding MurR/RpiR family transcriptional regulator: protein MVQERIRETLSSMSPSFQEVGRWMLDNYDSIGFTSVNELSKIIGVSNASLVRYTQALGFSGYKQFKETVQEELRTKLKPDSNVVLNELDVLPIKKKLQKLADNEIQNLSKTLKGLSVQSLSRMVQGVLQSDRIFVSGFGVSKNIMQIFEYALVSMQIKEVHSITGSISDYSARLASMNSSDCLFIMTMPPYSPEALQVANAAHARKVKVYLFTDSAACPIYPIADSVACSANNSLLLTNSFVGMVAVIQVFINMLLLGSDENLISHMKAVVTTEREGYAWLKSQKEVLR, encoded by the coding sequence ATGGTACAGGAACGAATACGTGAGACCTTGTCATCCATGTCTCCCTCGTTTCAGGAAGTGGGGCGCTGGATGCTCGACAACTATGACTCCATTGGTTTTACCTCAGTCAATGAGCTCAGCAAGATTATCGGAGTCAGCAACGCCTCCCTGGTACGCTATACACAAGCACTTGGCTTTTCTGGTTACAAACAGTTCAAGGAGACAGTACAAGAGGAGCTCAGAACAAAACTCAAGCCGGACTCAAACGTGGTATTGAATGAACTTGATGTTCTGCCGATCAAGAAGAAACTGCAAAAGCTTGCTGACAATGAAATACAGAACCTTAGCAAGACCTTGAAGGGACTGAGTGTTCAATCACTGTCAAGAATGGTACAGGGGGTTCTCCAGAGTGATCGCATTTTTGTGAGCGGTTTTGGGGTCAGTAAGAATATCATGCAGATATTCGAATATGCCTTGGTCTCCATGCAGATCAAGGAGGTTCACTCGATTACTGGTTCCATCAGCGACTACAGTGCAAGACTTGCAAGTATGAACAGCTCTGACTGCCTCTTTATCATGACCATGCCTCCTTACTCTCCTGAAGCACTTCAGGTAGCCAATGCAGCACATGCAAGAAAGGTGAAGGTCTATTTGTTCACCGATTCTGCAGCATGTCCCATCTATCCAATTGCAGATTCAGTGGCCTGTAGTGCAAACAACTCCTTATTGCTTACCAACTCCTTTGTCGGCATGGTAGCGGTCATTCAGGTATTCATAAACATGCTGCTCCTTGGCAGTGATGAAAATTTGATTTCCCATATGAAGGCGGTTGTAACCACGGAACGGGAAGGATATGCGTGGCTTAAATCACAAAAGGAAGTGTTGCGATGA
- a CDS encoding C-GCAxxG-C-C family protein, with protein sequence MNTYSTISTMVHELYYGSDTNCARTMLLVLSKLLDQNIAPQTTQSAVALHGCGGHGDQCGLVSGAVMFLGLYFLERGWDEKDVVCLAYTFAENYHNRFGSLLCRDLRPGGFSGEDPPHLCENLTIESILFTHQFILDNSDK encoded by the coding sequence ATGAATACCTATTCCACAATCAGCACCATGGTGCATGAACTGTACTACGGATCAGATACCAACTGTGCAAGGACAATGCTTCTTGTGCTTTCCAAACTGCTCGACCAAAACATCGCACCACAGACAACCCAGAGTGCTGTTGCCTTGCATGGTTGTGGCGGCCACGGGGATCAATGTGGGTTGGTCTCAGGTGCTGTGATGTTTTTGGGCCTATATTTTCTGGAGAGAGGTTGGGATGAGAAGGATGTTGTCTGTCTTGCCTATACCTTTGCTGAAAACTATCACAATCGGTTTGGCTCGCTTCTCTGCAGGGATCTAAGACCTGGAGGATTTTCAGGGGAAGATCCTCCACACCTGTGTGAAAACCTGACCATTGAATCTATCTTATTCACACATCAGTTCATCTTGGATAACAGTGATAAGTAG
- a CDS encoding MATE family efflux transporter has protein sequence MATHTKLMTSGSIQKNLIAFAIPIFLGNLFQQLYHTTDTLVVGNLVGKEALAAITSITSLIMLLVGLFQGIFVGAGVVISTAFGKGDHEGVRKAVHTTIALSLLTSALLTVLGYFFAPVVLHWMRTPQSVFTEAQTYLRIFFLGISTLIFYNTASGILQAVGDSRHPLYFLIVAAILNIALDLIFVGVLGMGIEGTAYATIIAQGVSATLSFRLLLTTPSIVRVHIPSISIHKGYLKQILTFGIPSGIQNSVTSFANVILQSSINLFGASAMAGNGAFMRIQGFAFIPITAFALALTTFTGQNLGAREYDRVKRGARFGVLFAMILAETIGLGMLLGAEPLLRLFSQDPEVIAMGVSKANISSLFLWALALSHAMSGIYRGAGKAIVPMAVMLAIWCIFRIIFISTGLWLFMDIRVIFWAYPVTWTLSSIIFVIYYFRVDWMHQTD, from the coding sequence ATGGCAACGCATACGAAGCTTATGACAAGCGGTTCGATCCAAAAAAACCTTATTGCCTTTGCAATCCCAATTTTCCTCGGGAACTTGTTTCAACAGCTGTATCACACAACTGATACCTTGGTGGTGGGAAACCTTGTCGGCAAAGAGGCTTTGGCTGCCATTACCTCAATCACCAGCCTTATCATGCTCTTGGTAGGACTCTTCCAGGGTATTTTTGTAGGAGCGGGCGTGGTAATCTCCACAGCATTCGGAAAAGGAGACCATGAAGGAGTCAGGAAGGCTGTCCATACCACCATTGCCCTCAGTTTGCTCACCAGTGCACTGTTGACCGTCCTGGGCTACTTCTTTGCACCGGTGGTCCTTCATTGGATGAGAACTCCCCAGAGCGTATTCACTGAAGCACAAACCTATCTCCGGATTTTCTTCTTGGGTATCTCCACCCTGATCTTCTACAACACTGCAAGCGGAATTCTCCAGGCAGTGGGAGACAGCAGGCATCCACTCTATTTTCTTATCGTTGCTGCAATCCTGAATATCGCCCTCGACCTGATTTTCGTCGGCGTGCTGGGTATGGGTATTGAGGGAACCGCCTATGCTACCATCATTGCACAAGGGGTGAGTGCTACTCTCAGCTTCCGTTTATTGCTTACAACTCCTTCAATTGTGCGGGTGCATATCCCGTCCATTAGTATTCACAAAGGATACCTCAAGCAGATCCTCACCTTTGGCATTCCTTCCGGCATCCAGAATTCGGTAACCAGCTTTGCAAATGTCATCCTCCAATCCTCAATCAACCTCTTTGGAGCCTCAGCCATGGCAGGTAATGGAGCCTTTATGCGTATACAAGGCTTTGCCTTTATCCCGATAACGGCCTTTGCCTTGGCCCTTACCACCTTTACAGGGCAGAATCTGGGAGCAAGGGAGTATGATCGGGTGAAAAGGGGTGCACGCTTTGGGGTGTTGTTTGCCATGATCCTCGCAGAGACCATAGGACTTGGTATGCTCCTTGGTGCCGAGCCCTTGTTGAGACTATTCAGCCAAGACCCTGAAGTTATTGCAATGGGGGTCTCGAAAGCCAACATATCCAGCCTTTTCCTCTGGGCGCTTGCGCTCAGTCATGCAATGAGCGGTATCTACCGTGGGGCAGGAAAGGCAATCGTCCCTATGGCAGTCATGCTTGCCATCTGGTGTATCTTCAGAATCATCTTCATTTCAACCGGACTCTGGCTCTTCATGGATATCAGGGTCATCTTCTGGGCATATCCTGTTACCTGGACACTCAGTTCCATTATCTTTGTCATCTATTACTTTAGGGTCGACTGGATGCATCAAACAGATTAG
- a CDS encoding DUF523 domain-containing protein, translating into MKKIPIVVSACLLGRQCRYDGSSVPFPQVAMLEERYTLIPVCPEVLGGLQTPRSPSELVEGRVMSREGDDCTEAFLQGAQRALEIAEESGCKRALLMDRSPSCGYTVVYDGSFRGILIPGKGIFASLLESKGFIINCSSHLGDLLG; encoded by the coding sequence ATGAAAAAAATACCAATTGTGGTCAGTGCATGCCTGCTTGGCAGGCAATGTAGGTATGATGGATCCTCAGTTCCCTTTCCCCAGGTAGCAATGCTGGAAGAACGCTATACCCTCATTCCGGTATGTCCGGAAGTCTTAGGTGGATTGCAAACCCCTCGCTCCCCATCTGAGTTGGTAGAGGGCAGGGTGATGAGCCGAGAGGGAGATGACTGTACTGAGGCCTTTTTACAAGGAGCACAGCGAGCCTTGGAAATTGCTGAGGAGAGTGGGTGTAAGCGGGCACTCCTGATGGACCGAAGCCCATCCTGTGGATACACGGTGGTCTATGATGGATCTTTTCGTGGCATACTTATTCCCGGCAAAGGCATCTTCGCTTCGCTCTTGGAGTCAAAAGGGTTTATCATCAACTGCTCATCTCACCTTGGGGACTTGTTAGGCTGA
- a CDS encoding effector binding domain-containing protein: MDGYDNLIATLDYFEQRLRSQNPITTVSELASHSGYCTHHLSGLFTAHTDMKLKEYLQARILCTIFSHAYSSNAPLNQLALLYGFHDYETFYRACKRRFSDTPSNILKSGLDAPYLQQRIYPQRNQDSDAIKGEIVILPELTLCGLDFFIWPETRSFHRHWQQFEHYQASIQGQQHESVTFQFTAWKEGEEQTMRVLCGIEVNPASPQEAIFSRQSIPKATYIRFLHTQDVSQIRNTYQYIYGTYFSQSTYQCLGNWELQRYEKNRTTIEIYIPIRM; this comes from the coding sequence ATGGATGGATATGACAACCTTATCGCAACCCTTGACTATTTCGAACAACGATTAAGGTCACAGAACCCGATTACCACGGTTTCTGAACTCGCAAGCCATAGTGGCTATTGCACACATCATCTTTCCGGACTTTTCACTGCCCACACTGATATGAAGCTGAAGGAGTACCTGCAAGCAAGGATTCTTTGTACCATTTTCTCGCATGCATACAGCTCAAATGCCCCGCTCAACCAACTTGCCCTTCTCTATGGATTCCATGATTATGAGACTTTTTACCGAGCTTGCAAACGGAGATTTAGTGACACCCCTTCCAACATTCTTAAAAGTGGATTGGATGCTCCATACCTACAACAGAGAATCTACCCCCAACGAAACCAGGACAGTGACGCCATCAAAGGGGAGATTGTCATATTACCAGAGCTCACCCTCTGCGGACTTGACTTCTTCATCTGGCCTGAAACCCGTTCTTTCCATCGCCATTGGCAACAGTTCGAACACTACCAGGCTTCAATACAGGGCCAGCAACATGAGTCCGTAACATTCCAATTCACAGCATGGAAGGAGGGTGAGGAACAAACCATGCGAGTACTTTGCGGTATAGAGGTGAACCCTGCCTCTCCTCAGGAAGCAATTTTCTCTCGGCAATCAATACCAAAAGCAACCTATATCAGGTTCCTCCATACCCAAGACGTAAGCCAGATCAGGAATACTTATCAATACATCTATGGGACCTACTTCTCACAGAGTACCTACCAGTGCCTAGGCAATTGGGAACTGCAACGCTATGAGAAAAACAGGACAACCATCGAGATCTATATCCCCATCAGAATGTAA
- a CDS encoding TrmO family methyltransferase, giving the protein MNISCTIIGNVCAGDGYAIQVGEPYRKGLLGLEGFSHILVVWYAHQAISLPSDALLLEKPYVAGPDHIGVFATRSPYRVNPLCVSVVPVQSIDMETGTIHVHWIDALQDTPVIDIKPYHGSEDRVRDYNTPSWCAHWPHWMEESEDFDWDAEFTF; this is encoded by the coding sequence ATGAATATTTCATGTACCATAATTGGAAATGTATGTGCAGGGGATGGGTATGCCATCCAGGTAGGAGAGCCGTATCGTAAGGGACTTCTCGGCTTGGAAGGGTTCAGCCATATCTTGGTTGTATGGTATGCACATCAAGCCATCTCGTTGCCTTCAGATGCTCTGTTGCTTGAGAAGCCGTATGTGGCCGGGCCCGATCATATCGGGGTCTTTGCCACCCGATCCCCGTATCGTGTGAATCCGCTCTGTGTATCGGTTGTCCCGGTACAATCAATTGACATGGAAACAGGAACAATTCACGTCCATTGGATCGATGCATTGCAGGATACTCCTGTAATCGATATCAAGCCATATCATGGTAGTGAAGATCGGGTACGCGACTATAACACACCATCTTGGTGTGCCCATTGGCCACATTGGATGGAAGAGAGTGAAGATTTTGATTGGGATGCAGAATTTACATTCTGA
- a CDS encoding creatininase family protein: protein MDPHVQYAYLSVPQFEQRLAEHPVGYIPLGTLEWHGLQNVLGADALQAEGLFIRAARRFGGIVFPPFYLGPDRITDAGDGKSLIGMDSSEATKPHQRLPGSCYWVSKGLFLQMLEAQIAQAKRAGFICLIADGHGPSRKAWAELASQWEKQYDIILLSSLNDFPPETYLALADHAGRCETSTMMALHPELVDLSTLEQDTWPLGVKGEDPRLSSAAYGEYILETTVNAIGQKLQELGL from the coding sequence ATGGACCCGCATGTACAGTATGCCTATCTCAGTGTTCCTCAATTTGAACAGAGGCTGGCAGAGCATCCCGTGGGATACATTCCCCTGGGAACCCTTGAGTGGCATGGCCTGCAAAATGTCTTGGGCGCGGATGCCCTCCAGGCAGAAGGTTTGTTTATCAGGGCAGCCAGGCGTTTTGGAGGTATTGTGTTCCCGCCGTTTTATCTTGGTCCTGATAGAATTACCGATGCAGGGGATGGAAAGAGTCTGATTGGGATGGACTCAAGTGAGGCTACAAAACCCCATCAGAGGCTTCCTGGTAGTTGTTACTGGGTTTCCAAGGGGCTGTTTCTCCAGATGCTTGAAGCGCAGATCGCCCAGGCAAAAAGGGCAGGGTTTATCTGCCTGATCGCTGATGGGCATGGTCCCTCGAGGAAGGCTTGGGCAGAGTTGGCCAGCCAGTGGGAAAAGCAGTATGACATTATTCTGCTCTCCTCCCTCAATGATTTCCCACCAGAGACGTATCTGGCTTTGGCCGATCATGCTGGGCGCTGTGAAACCTCTACAATGATGGCTCTTCACCCTGAGTTGGTGGATCTTTCAACTCTGGAGCAGGATACATGGCCGCTTGGTGTGAAAGGGGAGGACCCAAGGCTCTCTAGTGCAGCCTACGGAGAGTACATCCTTGAGACAACGGTGAATGCGATAGGTCAAAAACTCCAGGAATTGGGTTTGTGA
- a CDS encoding GGDEF domain-containing protein — translation MNATLELDVLSVVLLIFAIALASRSLQSKPNNRWYILSAVTLLIVIGTELFAYQVDDIGVSSQIAPHRITNVLGFGLSPIVCYFLFRYISHTKYQQRSKWLFLPFSINGLLSILSYFNGWYFSVDAMNVYRRGPVFPLATLNMLFYYGLCIVYLVKTLRAYEASDRPLLLFILATPIVGAAIQIIFPPILTLWPGIALSLLLFYLFSQEQYYSFDVLTGLRNRSTFMRDLSDLQRICKGPATIVVCDVNELKKANDTYGHTCGDDLLVHAGGLLERCFRGVGKAYRIGGDEFAVITTKEEPLEVERSLSLLESQIKLYNKTGPVPLSLAIGWSWCESCGGNLFNTYVAADNNMYDTKGKMKQGRR, via the coding sequence ATGAACGCGACACTTGAGTTGGATGTACTATCTGTGGTGCTTCTGATTTTTGCCATAGCTCTGGCTTCCCGCAGTTTGCAGAGCAAGCCAAATAATCGTTGGTATATTCTCTCCGCTGTTACCCTGCTTATCGTCATAGGGACTGAGTTGTTCGCCTACCAGGTTGATGATATCGGTGTTTCCTCCCAGATTGCTCCCCACCGAATCACCAATGTACTGGGTTTTGGGCTGTCACCTATCGTCTGCTATTTTCTGTTCAGGTACATCTCTCACACAAAGTACCAACAGAGAAGCAAGTGGTTGTTTCTTCCCTTTTCCATCAATGGACTGTTGAGTATTCTCAGTTATTTCAATGGTTGGTACTTCTCTGTGGATGCCATGAATGTGTATCGCAGGGGTCCTGTTTTCCCGTTGGCAACACTCAATATGTTATTCTACTATGGACTGTGTATTGTTTATCTGGTCAAGACGCTGCGTGCATACGAGGCTTCAGACCGACCACTTTTGCTTTTTATTCTGGCAACCCCGATTGTAGGTGCTGCCATCCAGATTATTTTCCCGCCTATCCTGACACTCTGGCCCGGTATCGCACTCTCCTTGTTATTATTTTATCTCTTTTCCCAAGAGCAGTATTATTCGTTTGATGTACTTACCGGTCTGAGGAATCGATCAACGTTTATGCGGGATCTCTCGGATTTGCAGCGAATATGCAAGGGACCGGCAACCATTGTGGTGTGTGATGTCAATGAACTGAAAAAGGCCAATGATACGTATGGTCATACCTGTGGAGATGACCTATTGGTGCATGCAGGTGGGTTGTTGGAACGTTGCTTTCGTGGTGTGGGGAAGGCGTATCGTATAGGTGGTGATGAGTTTGCTGTGATCACCACCAAGGAGGAACCACTGGAGGTTGAACGATCACTGTCCTTGCTTGAGAGCCAAATCAAGCTGTACAACAAAACTGGGCCCGTGCCGCTCTCTCTGGCAATTGGATGGTCTTGGTGTGAATCCTGTGGTGGAAATCTATTCAATACCTATGTAGCAGCAGACAACAATATGTATGATACCAAGGGAAAGATGAAACAAGGACGGAGGTAA
- a CDS encoding RluA family pseudouridine synthase — protein sequence MNPPLPEYPAYTHALHLQQLLFTNGVVDFDGEGKVPIDGFFLPGGGAMFSVLVARDQSGNEVLLKAFSGSCMGHLNLPGWVDHLVDEESYHEYLRLFDAPIKEIGRLAEAASSEQERRLLLHERSELSRKALSYYRELYSIATLQGNRVRLESIFPGGNAPTGSGDCCAIKLLQFAFTHQLHPLSMAEFFFGAPTKDSGRSHLRFYGPCDEKCKPILHAMLTLDIVYQDSHIIVVNKEAGLLSVPGKGPEKCDSVETRLRRLMPNLPLQCAVHRLDMDTSGLLILAKDKETHKRMNKQFSEKQVSKSYVALLEGVVRQEKGEISLPFRLDVDHRPLQIYDQQQGKWGTTRFQRVRVERSSDGSLATRILFFPLTGRTHQLRVHSAHEKGLGHPIKGDRLYGNGSQERLYLHAKTLSFHHPITGQWMVFSTEDPF from the coding sequence ATGAACCCACCACTGCCAGAATACCCAGCATACACCCATGCCCTGCACCTCCAGCAGCTTCTATTTACAAATGGAGTAGTAGATTTTGACGGAGAGGGAAAGGTTCCCATCGATGGGTTCTTCCTGCCAGGAGGGGGGGCCATGTTCAGCGTATTGGTTGCACGTGACCAGAGCGGAAATGAGGTCCTGCTGAAAGCATTCTCAGGTAGTTGCATGGGACATCTGAACCTTCCTGGTTGGGTTGACCACTTGGTTGATGAGGAATCATACCACGAATACCTTCGCCTGTTTGATGCCCCGATCAAGGAAATAGGTAGGCTTGCTGAGGCAGCCTCCTCTGAACAAGAACGCCGATTACTTCTCCATGAACGATCCGAACTTTCCCGCAAGGCCCTCTCCTATTACCGAGAGCTTTACAGCATAGCCACACTTCAGGGAAACCGAGTTCGTCTGGAATCCATCTTCCCCGGAGGGAATGCCCCTACAGGGAGTGGGGATTGCTGTGCCATCAAGCTCCTCCAGTTTGCGTTTACCCACCAATTGCATCCCCTCAGCATGGCAGAATTCTTTTTCGGAGCTCCTACCAAAGACAGTGGGAGAAGCCATCTCAGGTTCTATGGCCCTTGTGATGAGAAATGCAAACCAATCCTTCATGCCATGCTTACCTTGGATATCGTGTACCAAGATTCGCATATCATCGTTGTGAACAAGGAGGCAGGACTGCTTTCAGTTCCAGGGAAAGGGCCAGAGAAATGTGATAGTGTGGAAACCCGCCTCAGGAGGCTGATGCCAAACCTCCCCTTGCAGTGTGCTGTCCATAGACTCGATATGGATACATCCGGGTTGCTCATCCTCGCAAAGGACAAGGAAACACATAAAAGGATGAATAAGCAGTTCAGCGAGAAACAGGTAAGCAAGAGCTATGTGGCACTTCTAGAAGGAGTTGTCAGGCAAGAAAAGGGAGAGATCAGCCTTCCCTTCCGTCTTGATGTCGATCATCGCCCTCTCCAGATATATGATCAGCAGCAGGGCAAATGGGGGACCACACGCTTCCAGCGAGTACGGGTAGAGAGAAGTAGCGATGGATCACTTGCAACGAGAATACTCTTTTTTCCCCTCACAGGGAGAACCCACCAGCTTAGGGTGCATAGTGCACATGAGAAGGGGCTTGGTCACCCTATCAAAGGTGACCGCCTGTATGGAAACGGGAGTCAAGAGCGCCTCTATCTTCATGCAAAGACACTCTCCTTCCATCATCCGATAACTGGTCAGTGGATGGTGTTCTCTACAGAAGACCCTTTTTAA
- a CDS encoding NYN domain-containing protein codes for MRRKNNAIYIDLENIPSALDLKPLFEELTLKHNDSPEEENIFVIKMACGNSASIKKMEKQLAEYNFTIRDTPSITTNYKNRADLIISLEAMETIIVNTPVIDRYVFITSDSDFTVIMEALRKYGKEVYLVTKEMVSDKPIFNNCCDEILIIESFMNKPKVDEPKSSPSKTKKEEKPAEIIHTKKMDKQVETLMKRVVDSFDPDSWQLVSYVGVKFHQMDKSRMIERSSYHSLGNLLSKLEKEKYIERKLNEKGHPEIRRISN; via the coding sequence ATGCGAAGAAAAAACAATGCAATCTACATTGACCTGGAGAACATACCTTCGGCTCTGGATCTCAAGCCACTTTTTGAAGAACTGACACTTAAGCACAATGACTCCCCCGAAGAAGAGAATATTTTTGTTATCAAGATGGCCTGTGGAAACTCCGCTTCCATAAAAAAAATGGAAAAGCAGTTGGCTGAGTACAATTTTACCATCAGGGATACCCCATCTATCACCACCAACTACAAGAATCGTGCAGATTTAATCATCAGCCTTGAAGCAATGGAAACCATCATCGTCAACACACCGGTCATTGACCGCTATGTCTTCATCACCAGCGACAGCGATTTTACGGTCATCATGGAGGCACTGCGCAAATATGGCAAGGAAGTATATCTGGTTACCAAGGAGATGGTGAGCGATAAACCCATTTTCAACAACTGTTGTGATGAAATCCTGATCATTGAATCATTCATGAATAAGCCAAAAGTAGACGAACCAAAAAGCAGCCCTTCAAAGACAAAAAAAGAAGAAAAGCCTGCTGAGATTATTCATACAAAGAAAATGGACAAACAGGTGGAGACACTTATGAAACGGGTAGTGGACTCCTTTGATCCAGACAGCTGGCAATTGGTGAGCTATGTGGGGGTAAAATTCCATCAGATGGACAAGAGTCGGATGATTGAACGAAGTAGCTATCACAGTCTTGGAAACTTACTCTCCAAACTGGAGAAAGAGAAGTATATCGAGCGCAAACTTAACGAAAAGGGACATCCGGAAATTCGAAGAATCTCGAACTAG